In one Phaeobacter gallaeciensis DSM 26640 genomic region, the following are encoded:
- a CDS encoding thermonuclease family protein, which yields MLLMIQSTAAVGEVLSARKIYMIDGDTIAISDQRFRLVGFDTPETRHAKCSYELALGNEATRRARQLVEDAGIVDLIVLPGRDKYGRGLARLLIQGEDLGSRLIAEGLARPYQGGRRQSWC from the coding sequence ATGCTGCTGATGATACAATCAACGGCAGCTGTCGGGGAAGTTCTCTCAGCTCGAAAAATCTACATGATTGATGGCGACACGATAGCGATTTCAGACCAGCGGTTTCGGCTGGTCGGGTTTGACACGCCGGAAACGCGCCACGCAAAATGCAGCTATGAGCTGGCTTTGGGAAACGAAGCGACACGCCGCGCAAGACAACTCGTGGAAGATGCTGGGATTGTAGATCTGATCGTGTTGCCAGGGCGAGACAAATACGGACGCGGGTTGGCACGACTTCTGATACAAGGCGAAGATCTCGGCAGTCGATTGATTGCTGAAGGTCTGGCGCGTCCTTACCAGGGCGGTAGACGACAGAGCTGGTGCTGA
- a CDS encoding DUF192 domain-containing protein yields MAAKKKTLDFTQGKPRQTWLGYVLAGAVFSIALLSIFAALSASSARSLCRYISVSMLSPELVLTAELAATSRAKLAGMQNRSTFAPADAMLFTYDDPKLVSFWMKDTPIPLDIIFLDAAGVVSQIEPSAPPESIVPIESARPIMAALEVPSGTASSRGIEIGSRMVFDPERCIDP; encoded by the coding sequence ATGGCAGCCAAAAAGAAAACACTCGATTTTACCCAAGGCAAACCGCGCCAAACCTGGCTGGGATATGTGCTTGCTGGCGCTGTTTTTTCCATAGCCCTACTGTCCATCTTCGCAGCCCTGTCCGCTTCCTCGGCGCGGTCACTCTGCCGTTATATCTCTGTCTCGATGCTATCGCCTGAGTTGGTGTTGACTGCCGAGCTGGCGGCAACATCGAGGGCAAAGCTTGCGGGGATGCAAAATCGCTCTACCTTCGCCCCGGCTGATGCCATGCTGTTCACATATGACGATCCTAAGCTTGTGTCTTTCTGGATGAAAGACACGCCTATTCCCCTCGACATTATTTTTCTTGATGCAGCGGGTGTGGTCTCTCAGATCGAGCCTTCGGCGCCGCCGGAATCGATAGTGCCGATTGAAAGCGCGCGGCCCATTATGGCCGCTCTCGAAGTTCCTTCCGGCACCGCTTCCAGCAGGGGGATCGAGATCGGTTCAAGGATGGTATTTGATCCAGAGCGTTGTATTGACCCGTAG
- a CDS encoding ATP-binding protein: protein MTVQEYSVEVKDDFIERQAKAPPIQALSELIWNALDADATEINIELEDDGLGGLGKIHVNDNGLGIPRSDAPDLFRNLGGSWKRRSMHTKSRKRMLHGQEGRGRFKAFALGATVDWKVVYEDDEKKPQQYDITILESEISRVRVSEEKPLRGANTGVIVTVSELKRQFSSLKPENAVQDLAEIFAIYLKDYRDVSIIYSGEKIDPAIAIRQEWKIDLSPITDEDGVEHPVFLEVIEWRRSTRRALYLCNAQGFPLSQVDSRFHVGDFHFSAYLKSKAIEELHQNGQLDLAEMHQSLQAAIDEAKQQIKQLFRERAAARARVVVEDWKEKKLYPFEGEPETHLEEAKRSIFDIVAVTVQDASPDFGEATQKQTALHLRLLRNAIEKSPNELQRILDEVLKLPKKKQKELAELLDETDLSGVISAAKLVADRLKFIDALRFILFEYEARKKLKERSQLHKILERNTWVFGEEYHLWASDKELTNVLRVHKEKLDPEIIIDDPVKIVGKSRGIVDLMLSRSQRRHRANDIEHLIIELKAPKVVLSAKDMMQIEGYALAVEKDARFNGIDGLQWHFWLVSDEYNEEVAARIEGGPDPQRRLISKRKRVSIGVKTWSEIIEENMARLQFIKEALEHRVDDGQALAYLQERHRELLEGVIVEGDDADA, encoded by the coding sequence ATGACCGTTCAGGAATACAGTGTCGAAGTCAAAGACGATTTCATTGAACGGCAGGCAAAAGCACCACCTATACAGGCGCTTTCGGAGCTGATCTGGAACGCTCTCGATGCTGATGCGACAGAGATCAATATCGAGCTAGAAGATGATGGCTTAGGCGGGCTTGGGAAAATCCACGTCAACGACAATGGGCTTGGCATACCCCGATCTGACGCTCCTGATCTTTTCCGCAATCTTGGTGGATCATGGAAGCGGCGCAGTATGCACACCAAGTCCCGTAAGCGTATGTTGCATGGTCAGGAAGGGCGAGGACGTTTCAAGGCGTTTGCGTTGGGGGCAACCGTTGATTGGAAGGTAGTCTACGAGGACGACGAGAAGAAGCCCCAGCAATATGACATCACGATCCTGGAAAGCGAGATTTCTCGCGTGCGAGTGTCGGAAGAAAAGCCGCTGCGAGGTGCGAACACTGGTGTTATCGTTACGGTTTCGGAGCTGAAGCGGCAATTCAGTTCACTGAAGCCAGAAAATGCCGTCCAAGATTTAGCCGAAATATTCGCCATCTATCTCAAAGACTATCGGGATGTGTCGATAATCTACAGCGGAGAAAAGATTGATCCCGCTATTGCCATCCGGCAAGAGTGGAAGATTGACCTGTCCCCGATCACCGATGAAGACGGCGTTGAACATCCGGTTTTTCTTGAGGTCATTGAATGGCGTCGATCGACCAGGCGCGCCCTGTATCTGTGCAACGCCCAGGGGTTCCCGCTCTCCCAAGTGGATTCGCGCTTCCATGTTGGGGATTTCCACTTCTCCGCGTACCTGAAATCCAAGGCGATTGAAGAGCTTCACCAGAATGGCCAACTTGATCTTGCCGAAATGCATCAGAGCCTTCAGGCCGCGATTGATGAGGCCAAACAACAGATCAAACAGCTGTTTCGGGAACGAGCGGCGGCGCGCGCGCGGGTCGTAGTCGAAGATTGGAAGGAAAAGAAGCTTTATCCCTTTGAAGGTGAGCCAGAAACGCATTTGGAAGAGGCAAAGCGCAGTATCTTCGATATCGTTGCGGTGACCGTGCAAGACGCTTCACCAGATTTCGGCGAGGCCACGCAAAAACAGACAGCTTTGCACCTACGCCTATTACGAAACGCCATAGAGAAGAGTCCGAACGAATTGCAGCGTATCCTCGATGAAGTGTTGAAACTTCCTAAGAAGAAGCAAAAGGAGCTGGCAGAGCTTCTGGACGAAACTGATCTTTCCGGCGTTATCAGCGCAGCTAAGCTGGTTGCCGATCGTTTGAAATTCATCGATGCGCTGCGGTTCATTCTGTTCGAATATGAGGCGCGAAAGAAGCTGAAGGAGCGATCCCAGCTCCACAAGATATTGGAGCGGAACACATGGGTTTTCGGTGAGGAATATCACTTGTGGGCGAGTGACAAGGAGCTAACGAATGTTCTTCGAGTCCATAAGGAAAAGTTAGACCCCGAAATTATAATCGACGACCCTGTTAAAATTGTGGGCAAGAGTCGAGGGATCGTTGACCTGATGTTGTCGCGCTCGCAAAGACGGCATCGGGCGAACGACATCGAACACCTGATTATCGAACTAAAGGCTCCGAAGGTTGTCTTGAGCGCTAAGGATATGATGCAGATCGAAGGCTATGCGCTTGCAGTTGAAAAGGATGCCCGCTTCAACGGCATTGACGGTTTGCAGTGGCATTTCTGGTTAGTCTCGGACGAGTATAACGAAGAGGTGGCGGCTCGTATTGAGGGAGGTCCAGACCCCCAAAGGCGACTAATTTCAAAGCGCAAGCGTGTGTCAATAGGTGTGAAAACGTGGTCGGAGATCATTGAAGAAAACATGGCTCGCCTTCAGTTTATCAAAGAAGCGCTCGAACACCGCGTCGATGATGGACAGGCACTAGCATATCTTCAGGAGCGACATCGCGAGCTCTTGGAGGGTGTAATCGTCGAGGGAGACGATGCGGACGCATAG
- a CDS encoding DEAD/DEAH box helicase yields MTTNSLQDLLNSYREAARTERDKGTYFERLSIAYLTNDPVQVEQYEDVKPYAAWAIEQGWDGRDTGIDLVAKLKDEDGYAAIQCKFYDAAYRIRKEDIDSFISASGKEPFKRRVIIDTTERTWSENAETMIRGQAIPTIRIGLNDLQESPILWETFSDDGEVVLAGKKTLRTHQKEALRDVRAGLTEADRGKMIMACGTGKTFTSLKIAEDLAGQGKLVLFLVPSLALMAQTVREWTGDTATPLRSFAVCSDTQVGKRRASNNDIAEIDILDLAFPASTDAAKIAEGVNHQATDKMTVVFATYQSIQVIADAQKQHDFPEFDLIICDEAHRTTGATLAGEDESNFVKVHDNDVIQGNKRLYMTATPRIFGDNVKAKADEADAVLASMDDEDLFGKTLFYRGFSWAVQNNLLTDYKVIVLAMDEGLISTGVQKRLADSASELVLDDATKIVGCYKALTKTDMKADVAADPHPMRRALAFCKDIRSSKLIRDEFSAVVDEFLGDDPILDDIEEDDDQLRCEIEHVDGTFNAKERGRLLDWLKADASDHTCRILTNARCLSEGVDVPALDAIMFLHPRKSQIDVVQSVGRVMRKTDTKKMGYVILPVGVPAGVPPEQALADNEKFRVVWQILNALRAHDDRFDATINKASLGQDVSGQIEIIGITGTPEIDSDELKAVTAVVEDLPTKAVAARSNIGTPGRDPVATGPEQTEMAFSVDEFSRAIMAKIVKKCGTRDYWEDWATNIADIAKNHITRLTGILKDPDTPARKAFDDFLEELRDDLNETITEADAIEMLAQHIITRPVFQVLFEGHQFTSENPVSRAMQRVLDVLNEANLDKESKDLEKFYASVKLRAEGISDPSAKQNLVKELYEKFFKRAFPRTTDKFGIVYTPVEIVDFVIHSVNAVLQREFDQTLGSEGVHIIDPFTGTGTFITRLLQSGLIAPEEMEHKFRKEIHANEIVLLAYYIAAINIEAVFHGQQGGDYVPFEGICLTDTFRMYESDDLISHYMPDNSERRKRQKATDIRVILGNPPYSKGQESANDDNANVEYPGLDGRIRDTYAALTEAQNKNGLYNSYLRAFRWASDRIGDDGGVVAFITNGGWLSGNTAAGVRKSFATEFTDLYVFNLRGDASLTGERRRREKGNVFGAGTRTPITISVLVRNPESAHRGRIHYRDIGDYLEEKEKLSIIRDFGSIDGIAHVDGWTEIEPDEHGDWINQREGSFDQFIKIGDKKDKTAETLFDVYSSGVKTQRDTWCFNRSRSGLERNVSSLIDTYNGELERRRAAQEASQPVPDLLTDPKQTNWTRALLKDFERGKKLDLDEGKFVPAIYRPFSKEWLFFSRRLNEMIYKMSVVFPDGDTENRAICVSAPGHAAGFTAIMTDSIVELCVSAMKGGTQCFPLHIYDEADAESDDLFADNTPIARRDGITNEGLSHFQAAYPSEAVTKEDIFYYTYGLLHSEDYRNLYGDNLTKELPRIPCVKKAGDFRAFAQAGRDLAELHVGYENVEPYPVTFKQGDRRTWVYDDAEAFFRVTKMQYAGKRPNLDKSSVVYNANITMQDIPLEAYEYVVNGKPALEWVRERQGVLKDNYNPKTKKGSDIVNDANSYAVETMKNPAYPLELFQRVITVSLETMKIVRGLPKLEIDT; encoded by the coding sequence ATGACGACTAATTCTCTCCAAGACCTTTTGAATTCATATCGAGAAGCCGCGCGCACCGAACGCGACAAGGGCACGTATTTTGAGCGCCTTTCCATTGCCTACCTGACCAACGATCCCGTGCAGGTCGAACAATATGAAGATGTGAAGCCCTATGCCGCATGGGCAATTGAGCAAGGCTGGGACGGCCGAGACACAGGCATCGACCTTGTAGCCAAGCTCAAGGACGAAGACGGCTACGCCGCCATTCAGTGCAAATTCTATGATGCCGCCTATCGCATCCGCAAAGAGGATATCGACAGTTTTATATCCGCTTCAGGAAAAGAGCCCTTCAAACGCCGTGTGATCATTGACACCACCGAGCGCACATGGAGCGAAAACGCCGAAACGATGATCCGTGGGCAGGCGATCCCGACAATTCGCATCGGACTCAACGATCTTCAAGAAAGCCCTATCCTTTGGGAGACCTTTTCCGACGATGGTGAGGTCGTCCTTGCGGGTAAGAAAACGCTCAGGACGCACCAGAAGGAAGCCTTGCGTGACGTGCGCGCGGGTTTGACCGAGGCCGATCGCGGCAAGATGATCATGGCTTGCGGTACAGGCAAGACGTTCACCAGTTTGAAGATTGCCGAAGACCTTGCAGGGCAGGGCAAGCTTGTCTTGTTTCTTGTGCCTTCCCTTGCGCTCATGGCGCAAACCGTGCGCGAGTGGACAGGCGACACCGCGACACCGCTACGATCCTTTGCTGTTTGCTCCGATACGCAGGTCGGAAAACGCCGCGCCAGCAACAACGACATCGCCGAGATCGACATTCTTGATCTGGCCTTTCCGGCCAGCACTGACGCGGCAAAGATTGCGGAAGGCGTCAATCATCAGGCGACTGATAAGATGACCGTGGTGTTTGCGACCTATCAATCCATTCAGGTGATTGCCGATGCCCAAAAGCAGCACGACTTTCCTGAATTCGATCTGATCATCTGTGATGAGGCACACCGCACGACCGGCGCAACCCTCGCAGGCGAGGATGAATCCAACTTCGTGAAGGTTCACGACAATGACGTGATCCAGGGTAATAAGCGGCTCTACATGACCGCTACGCCGCGCATATTTGGCGATAACGTCAAAGCCAAGGCCGACGAGGCCGACGCTGTGCTCGCCTCGATGGACGATGAAGACCTCTTTGGCAAAACCCTCTTTTATCGTGGTTTCTCCTGGGCGGTGCAGAACAACTTGCTCACCGACTACAAGGTGATCGTCCTGGCTATGGACGAGGGGCTCATCAGCACCGGCGTTCAAAAGCGCCTTGCTGATAGCGCAAGCGAGCTTGTCCTCGATGACGCCACCAAGATCGTCGGGTGTTACAAAGCGCTGACCAAGACCGATATGAAAGCAGATGTTGCCGCCGATCCACACCCGATGCGTCGCGCCCTGGCATTCTGCAAAGATATTCGCAGCTCTAAGCTGATCCGCGATGAATTCTCGGCCGTGGTCGATGAATTCCTTGGCGATGATCCGATCCTCGATGATATCGAGGAAGACGATGACCAGCTCCGTTGCGAGATCGAGCATGTAGACGGCACATTCAACGCCAAGGAGCGCGGCAGGCTCCTTGATTGGCTAAAGGCCGACGCAAGCGATCACACATGCCGTATTCTCACCAATGCCCGTTGCCTCTCTGAAGGCGTGGACGTGCCCGCTCTTGATGCGATCATGTTCTTGCACCCGCGCAAGAGCCAGATCGACGTGGTGCAATCGGTTGGCCGCGTCATGCGCAAGACTGACACCAAGAAAATGGGCTATGTGATCCTGCCCGTGGGCGTGCCCGCAGGCGTACCGCCCGAGCAGGCGCTTGCTGACAACGAGAAGTTCCGTGTTGTTTGGCAAATCCTGAATGCCCTTCGTGCCCATGACGATCGCTTTGATGCGACGATCAACAAGGCATCCCTTGGCCAAGACGTGAGCGGCCAGATCGAGATCATCGGCATCACCGGCACACCAGAGATCGACAGTGACGAGCTGAAGGCTGTGACAGCCGTGGTCGAAGACCTGCCAACCAAGGCTGTCGCCGCCCGATCGAATATCGGCACGCCAGGGCGTGACCCTGTTGCGACCGGCCCCGAACAGACGGAAATGGCCTTCTCAGTCGATGAATTTTCCCGCGCTATTATGGCCAAGATCGTCAAGAAATGCGGGACGCGGGACTATTGGGAAGATTGGGCAACCAACATTGCCGATATTGCCAAGAACCACATCACGCGCCTGACGGGCATCTTGAAAGACCCTGACACACCCGCGCGCAAAGCCTTTGACGATTTCCTCGAAGAGCTACGCGACGATCTGAACGAGACGATCACTGAGGCCGACGCGATCGAGATGCTGGCGCAGCACATCATCACGCGCCCCGTCTTCCAGGTGCTCTTCGAAGGCCACCAGTTCACCAGTGAAAACCCCGTTTCGCGTGCCATGCAGCGCGTACTGGATGTGCTCAACGAGGCCAACCTGGATAAGGAATCCAAAGACCTCGAAAAGTTTTATGCGAGCGTAAAGCTACGTGCTGAAGGGATTTCCGACCCTTCTGCGAAGCAAAATTTGGTCAAAGAGCTTTATGAAAAATTCTTCAAAAGGGCATTCCCTCGTACGACTGATAAATTTGGGATTGTCTACACGCCCGTTGAGATCGTGGATTTTGTTATTCATTCTGTGAATGCTGTTTTGCAGAGGGAGTTCGATCAGACATTGGGTTCTGAAGGCGTCCACATTATCGATCCCTTCACTGGCACCGGTACGTTCATCACGCGGCTTTTGCAATCAGGCTTAATCGCACCAGAAGAGATGGAGCACAAGTTCCGTAAGGAAATCCACGCCAATGAAATTGTGCTTTTGGCTTACTATATCGCTGCGATCAACATCGAGGCAGTGTTCCACGGTCAACAGGGTGGGGATTATGTTCCATTCGAAGGAATTTGCCTTACTGATACCTTCAGAATGTATGAAAGCGACGATCTGATTTCGCACTACATGCCAGACAATTCAGAACGCCGAAAGCGCCAAAAGGCGACAGATATTCGCGTCATACTTGGCAATCCGCCTTACTCAAAGGGGCAAGAGAGCGCCAACGATGACAATGCAAATGTTGAGTACCCTGGACTGGATGGCCGCATTCGAGACACCTATGCGGCATTGACCGAAGCGCAGAATAAGAACGGGCTTTATAACAGCTATTTGCGCGCTTTTCGTTGGGCAAGCGACCGGATCGGCGATGATGGTGGGGTTGTGGCTTTCATAACCAATGGTGGCTGGTTGAGCGGGAATACAGCCGCAGGTGTTCGTAAATCCTTCGCGACAGAATTCACCGATCTTTATGTTTTCAATCTTCGCGGGGATGCATCCTTAACTGGCGAACGTCGTCGCAGGGAAAAAGGCAACGTTTTTGGGGCAGGTACGCGTACGCCGATCACTATTTCAGTACTTGTCCGCAACCCCGAGTCTGCGCATCGCGGCCGCATCCACTATCGGGATATTGGGGACTATTTGGAAGAGAAGGAAAAGCTATCGATTATTCGTGATTTTGGCTCAATCGATGGAATTGCCCACGTCGATGGATGGACTGAGATAGAGCCCGACGAACACGGGGATTGGATCAATCAGCGCGAAGGGTCTTTTGATCAGTTCATCAAGATCGGGGATAAGAAGGATAAGACAGCGGAGACATTGTTTGATGTCTATTCTTCTGGAGTTAAAACCCAACGCGATACGTGGTGCTTTAACCGATCTCGGTCTGGGCTAGAGCGCAATGTATCTTCCCTCATTGATACCTATAACGGTGAACTTGAAAGGCGTCGTGCGGCACAAGAGGCTTCACAGCCTGTCCCAGATTTACTCACCGACCCAAAGCAAACGAATTGGACACGTGCGCTGCTAAAGGATTTTGAACGTGGGAAAAAACTCGATCTCGATGAGGGTAAGTTTGTACCTGCCATCTACCGCCCATTCTCAAAAGAGTGGCTGTTCTTCAGTCGTAGACTTAATGAGATGATCTACAAGATGTCGGTCGTCTTTCCAGACGGTGACACCGAAAATCGCGCAATTTGTGTTTCCGCTCCTGGTCATGCAGCGGGGTTCACGGCCATCATGACTGACAGCATCGTCGAGCTCTGTGTTTCTGCGATGAAAGGCGGCACGCAATGTTTTCCCCTTCATATCTATGACGAGGCTGACGCGGAGTCGGATGACTTGTTTGCTGACAATACACCAATAGCTCGGCGCGATGGCATCACCAATGAAGGCCTTAGTCATTTTCAGGCCGCATATCCAAGTGAAGCGGTCACCAAGGAAGATATTTTTTACTACACATATGGCCTCTTGCACTCTGAAGATTATCGGAACCTGTACGGGGATAACCTAACCAAAGAACTGCCCCGTATCCCTTGTGTAAAGAAGGCTGGAGACTTTCGAGCATTCGCACAAGCTGGCCGTGACCTTGCAGAGCTGCATGTGGGTTATGAAAACGTTGAGCCTTATCCCGTCACCTTCAAGCAGGGTGATCGACGGACTTGGGTCTATGATGATGCAGAGGCGTTCTTTCGTGTGACCAAGATGCAATACGCGGGCAAACGTCCAAACCTCGACAAATCGTCGGTGGTCTACAACGCCAACATCACCATGCAGGATATTCCGTTGGAAGCTTATGAGTATGTCGTAAACGGCAAACCCGCTTTGGAATGGGTCAGGGAGCGGCAGGGGGTATTGAAAGACAACTACAACCCCAAAACCAAGAAGGGCAGTGATATCGTCAACGATGCCAACAGTTACGCAGTTGAGACTATGAAAAACCCCGCCTATCCTCTTGAGCTATTCCAGAGGGTGATCACCGTGAGCCTTGAGACGATGAAGATCGTGCGCGGCCTACCGAAGTTGGAGATCGACACATGA
- a CDS encoding helix-turn-helix domain-containing transcriptional regulator produces MPLTKDFKETIKARAERDPEFRVGLFREAIEAMLSDDLETGKVLLRDYVNATVGFETLAEDMDKDPKSLMRMLSAKGNPRADNLLAMVARLKQREGVSFSLTPNNGLHA; encoded by the coding sequence ATGCCACTGACCAAAGATTTCAAAGAAACCATCAAGGCGCGTGCCGAGCGTGATCCTGAGTTTCGTGTTGGCCTGTTCCGTGAAGCGATCGAAGCGATGCTCAGCGACGATCTCGAAACGGGCAAAGTGCTGCTGCGCGATTACGTGAATGCCACCGTAGGGTTCGAGACCCTTGCCGAGGATATGGACAAAGACCCCAAGAGCCTGATGCGCATGCTCAGCGCCAAGGGAAACCCGCGCGCCGATAATCTGCTGGCTATGGTTGCCCGCCTGAAGCAGCGCGAGGGCGTATCTTTTTCGTTGACACCGAACAACGGGCTCCACGCCTAA
- a CDS encoding type II toxin-antitoxin system RelE/ParE family toxin, translating to MIELVLYVTEEGKVPFEDWFNKLDTAAALKVRTALARIETGNLGDVKPVGQGVSERRIIFGPGYRVYFGQDGDKLVILLCGGTKKRQSKDIEKAKVSWGDYKSRKQKGD from the coding sequence ATGATCGAACTTGTTCTCTATGTCACTGAAGAGGGAAAAGTGCCGTTCGAGGATTGGTTCAACAAACTCGACACTGCCGCTGCCCTGAAGGTCAGAACCGCGCTTGCGCGGATCGAGACCGGCAATCTGGGCGATGTGAAGCCTGTAGGGCAGGGGGTATCTGAGCGGCGCATCATTTTTGGCCCAGGCTATCGCGTCTATTTCGGCCAGGACGGTGACAAGCTGGTGATATTGCTCTGCGGCGGCACGAAGAAGCGCCAGTCCAAGGACATCGAGAAAGCGAAGGTATCTTGGGGTGACTACAAGAGCCGAAAACAGAAAGGAGACTGA
- a CDS encoding ThuA domain-containing protein, protein MKAVLFVGGWEGHAPMDFADWYRDLLQENGFEVVIHDTLEPLEHPEEMADVDLITPIWSSARSGHKEEFGNMTKPQEDGLLKLIGDGCGLAGWHGHMGDAFRDRPTYHFLIGGQFVAHPPGWPDNLQPKEDYIDYDVTICQPDHPLVNGIRSFRITSEQYYMLTDPSNNVLATTTFSGDHLWWIEGTVIPVTWTRRWDKGRVFYCSIGHELDDLKVPEVTEMIRRGAIWAASKT, encoded by the coding sequence ATGAAAGCTGTACTTTTTGTGGGAGGGTGGGAAGGCCATGCTCCTATGGATTTCGCGGATTGGTATCGCGATCTGCTTCAGGAGAACGGGTTTGAGGTTGTCATCCATGACACGCTGGAGCCACTGGAACATCCCGAGGAAATGGCGGACGTCGATCTGATCACCCCGATCTGGTCGTCCGCACGCTCTGGGCACAAAGAAGAGTTTGGCAATATGACCAAGCCACAAGAGGATGGCCTGCTCAAGCTCATCGGCGATGGCTGTGGACTTGCCGGCTGGCACGGCCATATGGGCGATGCATTTCGCGACCGTCCGACCTATCACTTCCTGATCGGCGGCCAATTCGTCGCCCACCCCCCCGGCTGGCCCGACAACCTCCAGCCCAAAGAAGACTACATTGATTATGACGTGACGATCTGCCAGCCGGATCACCCACTTGTCAACGGCATCCGCAGTTTCCGCATTACATCTGAGCAATATTACATGCTCACGGACCCGTCGAACAACGTGCTCGCCACGACGACGTTTTCAGGTGACCACCTCTGGTGGATTGAGGGGACCGTGATCCCCGTGACCTGGACGCGTCGCTGGGACAAGGGGCGTGTGTTCTACTGCTCGATCGGGCATGAACTGGATGATCTCAAGGTTCCAGAAGTGACCGAGATGATCCGCCGCGGAGCGATTTGGGCTGCGAGCAAGACATAA
- a CDS encoding NAD(P)-dependent oxidoreductase yields MRVGFAGLGRMGAHMARNLARSGHDVTLWNRTRNKAEALASELNCAVADSPRTLSDAADVVVTMLADDPSSKAVHAGEDGLFAGSTDTFIEMGTMSPDHIAWLAQQAPAGARVIDAPVSGATQAAADAQLLIMAGCTPDVAATLSALFDAMGRQTIYLGETGRGAVMKLSVNALIHGINQTLAEAMTLAEAAGIEPGAAFDVIEASAACAPMLKYRRPIYLDEAAHDVTFTVALARKDMEVTVDLARKLGTDMPQGRSTLDILERAESEGYSARDMASILNFMRGYNT; encoded by the coding sequence ATGCGGGTCGGGTTCGCGGGGCTGGGCCGGATGGGCGCTCATATGGCGCGCAATCTGGCGCGGTCGGGGCATGACGTAACGCTGTGGAACCGCACCCGCAACAAGGCCGAAGCCTTGGCCAGCGAATTGAACTGCGCCGTGGCCGATAGCCCGCGTACGCTGTCGGACGCGGCGGATGTCGTCGTCACGATGCTGGCCGACGATCCGTCGTCAAAGGCAGTACACGCCGGCGAAGATGGCCTTTTTGCCGGATCGACGGACACCTTCATTGAAATGGGCACGATGAGCCCGGACCACATCGCATGGTTGGCGCAACAGGCTCCAGCGGGTGCCCGTGTCATCGACGCGCCGGTCTCTGGCGCAACACAGGCCGCCGCCGATGCGCAGCTTTTGATTATGGCAGGCTGCACGCCGGACGTGGCCGCAACACTGTCCGCGCTTTTTGACGCCATGGGCAGGCAGACAATTTACCTCGGTGAAACCGGACGCGGCGCTGTGATGAAGCTGTCGGTCAATGCACTAATCCACGGTATCAATCAAACCTTGGCCGAGGCGATGACTCTGGCCGAGGCGGCAGGCATCGAACCGGGCGCGGCCTTTGATGTGATTGAGGCCTCTGCCGCCTGCGCGCCGATGCTGAAATACCGCCGCCCGATTTATCTTGATGAGGCCGCGCATGACGTGACCTTCACCGTGGCTCTTGCGCGCAAGGATATGGAAGTCACTGTCGATCTGGCCCGTAAACTCGGAACCGACATGCCGCAGGGGCGAAGCACCTTGGACATCCTAGAAAGGGCGGAATCAGAAGGTTATTCCGCCCGCGATATGGCCTCGATCCTGAACTTTATGAGAGGATATAATACATGA